The Armatimonadota bacterium genome includes a region encoding these proteins:
- a CDS encoding YraN family protein, whose product MAPPRSYTLGAAGEAAAAAWLAQQGYQLLARNARTRHGEIDLVARSGSVVVFVEVKSRTGAGFGHPGEAVATAKQRRLARLASAYLLTHGLEGCATRFDVIAVHATPNGGVVQIEHIPDAFQVMLE is encoded by the coding sequence ATGGCGCCTCCACGTTCCTACACCCTTGGCGCAGCCGGGGAGGCCGCGGCTGCCGCCTGGCTAGCACAGCAGGGATACCAACTGCTGGCCCGCAATGCGCGCACCCGCCACGGCGAGATAGACCTGGTTGCGCGCTCCGGGAGCGTTGTGGTCTTCGTTGAGGTGAAGAGCCGCACCGGCGCCGGGTTCGGACACCCCGGCGAGGCCGTCGCCACTGCCAAGCAGCGCCGCCTGGCGAGGCTCGCGTCGGCGTACCTGCTGACCCACGGGCTGGAAGGGTGCGCGACACGGTTTGACGTGATCGCCGTCCATGCCACGCCCAATGGAGGGGTTGTGCAGATCGAGCACATACCCGACGCGTTTCAGGTGATGTTGGAATGA
- the hemG gene encoding protoporphyrinogen oxidase has translation MSAHVAIVGGGITGLAATHALALDRRARDLGVRCTLVEQESRLGGKLLTERINGCLVEAGPDSFLATKPWAANLCRALGLGDRLIGTLPGQPVYVAFRGKLHPFPEGLALGVPSRIAPLVRTRLLSPLEKLRVGFDLVLPRRHEATDETMGAFIRRRLGDAVVARLAGPMLAGIYAGDVYALSLRATFPQLLEWEASHRSLVLAAMARRKQMAAAASGSPSPMFLSLTGGVGELVEALVAALGGPRGSDNTRFVTGRSVVRLAPVVEHGRTSYALHLDDGGTIIADGVVLTVPAFASAALLAPVAPRVASLLEGIPYVSTAAVTLAFRRQEVGHPLVGHGFVVARDEPMEITACTWVSSKWPRRAPPDLVLLRCYLGAAGREAILQENDDRLVSLVRRDLRTTLCLDADPVFTTVARWPNSMPQYLSGHLDRLEAIGTELRAYPNLALAGAGYGGTGIPDCIRQGTDAAERLLGHISAQPASAPAR, from the coding sequence GTGAGCGCGCACGTCGCGATCGTGGGGGGCGGAATCACCGGCCTTGCCGCGACCCATGCGCTGGCGCTCGACCGCAGGGCGCGCGACCTGGGGGTCAGGTGCACGCTCGTTGAGCAGGAGTCACGTCTGGGCGGCAAGCTGCTCACCGAGCGGATCAACGGGTGCCTGGTCGAGGCCGGGCCGGACTCGTTCCTCGCCACCAAGCCCTGGGCGGCCAACCTCTGCCGTGCGCTGGGACTGGGCGATCGCCTGATCGGCACGCTACCGGGCCAGCCGGTCTATGTCGCCTTCCGCGGGAAGCTGCACCCGTTCCCAGAGGGCCTGGCCCTGGGCGTGCCGTCGCGCATCGCTCCGCTGGTGCGCACGCGCCTGCTGTCACCCCTGGAGAAGCTGCGGGTCGGATTCGACCTGGTGCTACCCCGGAGGCACGAGGCCACGGACGAGACCATGGGCGCCTTCATCCGGCGCAGGCTGGGCGACGCGGTGGTGGCCCGCCTGGCCGGCCCGATGCTGGCAGGTATCTATGCTGGCGACGTGTATGCGCTGAGCCTGCGGGCAACGTTCCCGCAACTCCTCGAGTGGGAGGCCAGCCACCGCAGCCTGGTACTGGCTGCGATGGCTCGGAGGAAGCAGATGGCGGCAGCCGCTTCCGGCAGTCCCAGCCCGATGTTCCTGAGCCTGACAGGCGGTGTCGGCGAGCTCGTCGAGGCACTGGTGGCCGCGCTGGGCGGTCCACGGGGTAGCGACAACACGCGTTTCGTGACCGGAAGGTCCGTGGTGCGCCTGGCACCGGTGGTCGAGCATGGGCGCACATCCTACGCGCTCCACCTCGACGACGGCGGAACCATCATCGCCGACGGGGTGGTGCTGACGGTGCCTGCCTTCGCCAGCGCCGCCCTGCTTGCGCCTGTGGCGCCCCGGGTGGCCTCCCTGCTGGAGGGAATCCCGTACGTGTCCACCGCAGCCGTAACGCTGGCCTTTCGACGCCAGGAGGTCGGCCATCCGCTCGTGGGCCACGGCTTCGTGGTCGCCCGCGACGAGCCCATGGAGATAACCGCCTGCACCTGGGTGTCGTCCAAGTGGCCGCGCCGGGCGCCGCCCGACCTGGTGCTGCTGCGGTGCTACCTCGGCGCCGCCGGCCGTGAGGCCATCCTCCAGGAGAACGATGACCGGCTGGTATCGCTCGTGCGTCGCGACCTTCGCACTACGCTGTGCCTGGACGCCGACCCGGTCTTCACTACGGTAGCACGCTGGCCGAACTCCATGCCCCAGTACCTCAGCGGGCACCTCGATCGGCTCGAGGCGATTGGCACGGAGCTGCGGGCCTATCCCAACCTGGCCCTCGCGGGCGCCGGCTATGGGGGCACCGGCATCCCTGACTGCATCCGCCAGGGCACAGACGCCGCCGAGCGGCTCCTAGGTCACATCTCGGCGCAACCCGCCTCGGCTCCCGCTAGGTAG
- the hemE gene encoding uroporphyrinogen decarboxylase produces the protein MIDRFLRACRREPTDCTPVWFMRQAGRYQKEYRALRTRHSMLELCGTPELCAQVTLLPVEQLGVDAAILFADIMLPLVGLGVPFDIVEGTGPVIGTPIRTGAQVDALRPLEPERDLPFVLEAIRLIRGEVRVPLIGFAGAPFTVASYLIEGRGTRDLPQTKGMLHGAPALWHRLMHRLTDATIAYLQAQVAAGAQAVQLFDSWVGALAPRDYEAAVMPHVQRLFGALTALNVPVIHFGTGTAGLLPLMARAGGDVIGVDWRIGLSDAWARIGDAGIQGNLDPASLLAPFEVAVEAAREILAQSAGRPGHIFNLGHGVLPQTPPDHLRRLVDLVHEHTQVAPGHP, from the coding sequence ATGATCGATCGGTTCCTGCGCGCCTGCCGCCGCGAGCCCACCGATTGCACCCCGGTGTGGTTCATGCGCCAGGCGGGTCGCTACCAGAAGGAATACCGTGCGCTGCGGACGCGCCACTCCATGCTCGAGTTGTGCGGCACGCCGGAGCTGTGCGCCCAGGTAACGCTGTTGCCGGTGGAGCAGTTGGGCGTGGACGCGGCGATCCTGTTCGCGGACATCATGCTTCCCCTGGTCGGCCTGGGCGTGCCTTTCGACATCGTGGAGGGCACCGGACCGGTCATCGGGACGCCGATCCGCACGGGCGCACAGGTGGACGCGCTGCGCCCCCTTGAACCGGAACGCGACCTGCCATTCGTGCTGGAGGCAATCCGCCTGATACGAGGGGAAGTCCGCGTCCCGCTGATCGGATTCGCCGGCGCGCCGTTCACCGTGGCCAGCTACCTGATCGAGGGCCGCGGCACGCGAGACCTGCCGCAGACCAAGGGGATGCTACACGGCGCGCCCGCGCTCTGGCACCGGCTCATGCACCGCCTGACCGACGCGACGATCGCGTACCTGCAGGCACAGGTGGCCGCAGGCGCACAGGCCGTGCAGCTCTTCGACTCGTGGGTGGGCGCGCTGGCGCCGCGCGACTACGAGGCCGCGGTCATGCCACACGTGCAGCGGCTGTTCGGAGCGCTGACCGCTCTGAACGTCCCCGTGATCCACTTCGGCACCGGCACCGCGGGCCTGCTGCCCCTGATGGCGCGGGCCGGGGGCGACGTCATCGGCGTGGACTGGCGCATCGGCCTGTCCGACGCCTGGGCTCGGATCGGCGATGCCGGAATCCAGGGAAACCTGGATCCGGCATCGCTCCTGGCGCCTTTCGAGGTAGCGGTCGAGGCCGCGCGTGAGATCCTGGCCCAATCGGCCGGGCGACCCGGCCACATTTTCAACCTGGGACACGGCGTACTACCGCAGACGCCGCCGGATCACCTCCGGCGACTCGTAGACCTGGTCCACGAGCACACCCAGGTGGCACCAGGGCACCCATGA
- a CDS encoding ferrochelatase translates to MTGVLLMAYGSPSGPEALEEFYTRVRGGRPPSPEMLRELGERYRAIGGRSPLPEITRRQAAALQACLDRDAPGRFRVYAGMRHSPPSIAEAVAAMAADGITAGVGLALAPHYSRVGAGAYIAAAEAALEGMPALSLRYVERWGEHPRFLDAVAGRLGDALATLPAEMRRGAPVVFTAHSLPEQALAEWDAYSGELRRTCQGVADRSGTREWILAYQSAGRTAGRWLGPEVREVLRGLGNSRAQAVVVCPVGFVSDHLEVLYDIDIECQALAASAGLRLVRAASLNDSPLLTEALADLVGEAAASLTMEQPVP, encoded by the coding sequence ATGACAGGAGTTCTGCTGATGGCCTACGGCAGCCCGTCCGGCCCCGAGGCCCTGGAGGAGTTCTACACAAGGGTCCGGGGAGGCAGGCCACCGTCGCCCGAGATGCTGCGCGAGCTGGGTGAGCGCTACCGCGCGATCGGCGGGCGTTCTCCGCTGCCGGAGATCACGCGGCGTCAGGCCGCGGCGTTGCAGGCCTGCCTCGACCGCGACGCGCCCGGACGGTTCCGCGTCTATGCCGGCATGCGGCACTCCCCACCGTCTATCGCTGAGGCCGTTGCCGCCATGGCAGCCGATGGGATCACAGCCGGCGTGGGACTGGCACTGGCGCCGCACTACTCGCGGGTCGGCGCCGGCGCATACATCGCGGCGGCGGAGGCCGCACTCGAGGGGATGCCTGCGTTGTCGCTACGGTACGTGGAGAGGTGGGGCGAGCATCCGCGCTTCCTGGACGCTGTGGCGGGCCGCCTGGGGGACGCGCTGGCAACCCTTCCGGCGGAGATGCGCAGAGGTGCTCCCGTGGTCTTCACGGCCCACAGCCTGCCCGAGCAGGCCCTCGCCGAGTGGGACGCGTATTCCGGAGAACTGCGCCGCACCTGCCAGGGAGTCGCCGACCGATCCGGCACCCGGGAGTGGATCCTGGCTTACCAGAGCGCCGGCCGCACCGCAGGCCGGTGGCTGGGGCCGGAGGTACGCGAGGTGCTACGTGGGCTCGGCAACAGCAGGGCGCAGGCAGTGGTGGTCTGCCCGGTGGGCTTCGTCTCCGACCACCTGGAGGTTCTCTACGACATTGACATCGAGTGCCAGGCACTGGCCGCGTCCGCGGGCCTGCGTCTGGTGCGCGCGGCATCGCTCAACGATAGCCCGCTCCTGACCGAGGCGCTGGCCGACCTGGTGGGAGAAGCCGCTGCCTCTTTGACGATGGAGCAACCGGTCCCGTGA
- a CDS encoding 50S ribosomal protein L19 yields the protein MDKLKMVEAGQVKKKVAAFTPGDTVRVHIRVTEGGRERVQAFEGTVISRRGAGSNESFTVRRISHGIGVERVFPLHSPRVEKIDVVRRGKVRRAKLYFLRGKVGKETRIKERR from the coding sequence ATGGACAAGCTCAAGATGGTGGAGGCCGGTCAGGTCAAGAAGAAGGTCGCGGCCTTCACCCCCGGCGATACCGTTCGGGTCCACATCCGCGTCACCGAGGGCGGGCGCGAGCGCGTGCAGGCGTTCGAGGGCACCGTGATCTCGCGACGGGGCGCGGGCTCTAACGAGTCGTTCACCGTGCGGCGCATCAGTCACGGGATCGGCGTGGAGCGCGTTTTCCCGCTGCACTCGCCGCGGGTCGAGAAGATTGACGTGGTCCGCCGCGGCAAGGTGCGGCGCGCCAAGCTGTACTTCCTCAGAGGAAAGGTCGGCAAGGAGACGCGCATCAAGGAACGGCGCTAG
- a CDS encoding ribonuclease HII has product MTRPAALFTKEREAWAQGISPVAGLDEAGRGPLAGPVVAAAVIFPCERPIPNLRDSKQLTPRMREVVFDAIRASDALIGVGIADVVEIDRLNILGATKLAWGRAVAALGQVPALVLVDGNVRAPVSVPQVTLVRGDQRCASIAAASVVAKVTRDRLMVALDLYEPRYGFARHKGYATPQHLAALRRWGPTPAHRRAFLPPGIPSLPGR; this is encoded by the coding sequence GTGACCAGGCCCGCAGCGCTCTTCACAAAAGAGCGCGAGGCCTGGGCGCAGGGTATCTCGCCGGTGGCCGGTCTGGACGAGGCGGGCCGCGGGCCGCTCGCAGGACCAGTGGTTGCGGCCGCGGTCATCTTCCCCTGCGAACGCCCGATTCCCAACCTGCGTGACTCCAAGCAGCTGACGCCACGGATGCGTGAAGTCGTATTCGACGCGATACGGGCCTCGGATGCACTGATTGGGGTCGGCATCGCCGATGTAGTAGAGATTGACCGGCTGAACATCCTGGGCGCGACGAAACTGGCATGGGGCCGGGCGGTCGCGGCGCTCGGGCAGGTACCGGCGCTGGTCCTGGTGGATGGGAACGTGCGCGCCCCTGTCTCCGTGCCCCAGGTGACGCTGGTCAGAGGTGACCAGCGCTGCGCCTCGATCGCCGCCGCCTCGGTGGTCGCCAAGGTGACGCGGGACCGCCTGATGGTTGCCCTCGATCTCTACGAGCCGCGCTACGGGTTTGCCAGGCACAAGGGCTACGCCACCCCGCAGCACCTGGCAGCGTTACGCCGGTGGGGACCCACCCCGGCGCACCGCCGGGCCTTCCTGCCCCCCGGCATTCCTTCCCTGCCTGGCCGATAA
- the lepB gene encoding signal peptidase I: MVETLDATIFAALISLVIIVFVVQAFFIPSGSMEPTLRIGDRILVGKFAYRLTEIRRGDTIVFRYPLNPNKDFVKRVVGLPGERIELKEGLVLIDGRPLGELYPTALPGGDRACSSNYGPEVVPPDKVFVLGDNRCNSEDSRFFGFVPVKNVVGRAMVVYWPLERIGLVR, encoded by the coding sequence ATAGTGGAGACGCTGGACGCCACGATCTTCGCGGCGCTGATCAGTCTGGTCATCATCGTCTTCGTGGTCCAGGCCTTCTTCATCCCCTCGGGCTCCATGGAGCCCACGCTGCGCATCGGCGACCGCATCCTGGTTGGCAAGTTCGCCTACCGGCTGACGGAGATCCGGCGCGGGGACACGATCGTGTTCCGGTATCCGCTGAATCCAAACAAGGATTTCGTCAAACGTGTCGTGGGCCTGCCCGGGGAGCGCATAGAACTGAAGGAGGGGCTGGTGCTGATTGACGGCCGCCCGCTGGGGGAGCTATACCCGACCGCGCTGCCCGGGGGCGACAGGGCCTGCTCCAGCAACTACGGTCCCGAGGTTGTGCCACCCGATAAGGTGTTCGTGTTGGGCGACAACCGATGCAATAGCGAGGACAGCCGTTTCTTCGGGTTCGTGCCGGTCAAGAACGTGGTGGGACGGGCGATGGTTGTCTACTGGCCGCTCGAAAGGATAGGTCTTGTGCGGTGA
- the trmD gene encoding tRNA (guanosine(37)-N1)-methyltransferase TrmD has translation MRIDIVTIFPEALAPLEVSILGRARARGLVEISVVDLRDFTSDRHRQVDDVAYGGGPGMVMKPEPFFAAVEALTPPGGPRPRVLLTSPQGRRFDQRVAEELSREPHLIVLCGRYEGVDERVVEGLGAEELSIGDYVLTGGEIAAMVVVDATVRLIPGVVGDAASVVAESFAGGLLDHPHYTRPADFRGLRVPEVLLSGHHEEIRRWRRREQLRRTLARRPDLLCRDTLGEEDLALLRDDDA, from the coding sequence GTGCGCATTGACATCGTGACGATCTTTCCAGAGGCCCTGGCTCCGCTGGAGGTCTCGATCCTCGGCCGCGCCCGCGCGCGGGGGCTGGTGGAGATCTCGGTAGTGGACCTGCGCGACTTCACGTCCGACCGCCACCGGCAGGTGGACGACGTGGCGTACGGAGGCGGTCCGGGCATGGTCATGAAGCCCGAGCCGTTCTTCGCGGCGGTTGAGGCGCTGACACCGCCCGGGGGTCCGCGCCCGCGCGTCCTGCTGACTTCCCCGCAGGGCCGCCGGTTCGATCAGCGTGTTGCTGAGGAACTCTCCCGCGAGCCGCACCTGATCGTGCTCTGCGGCAGGTACGAGGGAGTGGACGAACGGGTGGTGGAGGGCCTCGGCGCCGAGGAGCTCTCGATAGGCGACTACGTGCTGACCGGCGGCGAGATCGCCGCGATGGTCGTGGTGGATGCCACGGTGCGGTTGATCCCCGGCGTTGTGGGCGACGCCGCATCGGTCGTGGCGGAGTCGTTCGCCGGCGGGCTGCTCGATCACCCACACTACACGCGTCCGGCCGATTTCCGCGGGCTTCGCGTGCCCGAGGTGCTGCTGAGCGGGCACCACGAGGAGATCCGGCGGTGGCGCCGCCGCGAGCAACTGCGGCGCACCCTGGCCCGGCGGCCGGACCTGCTTTGCCGGGACACCCTGGGCGAAGAGGACCTCGCGCTGCTGCGCGACGATGACGCCTAG
- a CDS encoding TIGR04053 family radical SAM/SPASM domain-containing protein encodes MPPPRVRPGTTEPSYEAVRAAQSGYEYTRAPMLIYWELTRACDLACRHCRAEAVVDRDPDELSTDEAGALLRQVLAFGNPLPHMVFTGGDPLKRDDLYELIEEAGGMGIGVSLAPSGTTRLTQGAVRRLRACGVQSMSLSLDGSTPDRHDAFRGVPGCFEMTMRAAGWVAEAEIPLQVNTLVTEETAGDLPAICDLLALMRVERWSLFFLISVGRGTALREVTPAEAERLMEWLYGLSGQAPFAIKTTEAPQFRRVALAGMHAAGLDGAGVRGSSIGRGFGIRDGNGILFISRTGDVTPSGFLPLAAGNVRAASLVELYRASPLFTALRDTSRLRGRCGRCEFRAICGGSRARAFAHTGDFLGEDPLCPYEPA; translated from the coding sequence ATGCCGCCCCCCCGCGTCCGGCCCGGCACAACTGAGCCGTCGTACGAGGCGGTGCGGGCGGCGCAATCCGGATACGAGTATACCCGGGCGCCCATGCTCATCTATTGGGAACTGACCAGGGCCTGCGACCTGGCATGTCGCCACTGCCGGGCCGAAGCGGTGGTGGATCGCGACCCGGACGAGTTGAGCACGGATGAGGCCGGGGCGCTGCTGCGTCAGGTGCTGGCCTTCGGCAATCCGCTGCCGCACATGGTGTTCACCGGCGGCGATCCTCTCAAGCGTGATGACCTGTACGAACTGATCGAGGAAGCCGGGGGGATGGGAATCGGCGTCTCGCTGGCGCCCAGCGGCACGACCCGCCTGACCCAAGGTGCAGTCCGACGGCTGCGCGCCTGTGGCGTCCAGAGCATGTCGTTGAGCCTCGACGGCTCCACCCCTGATCGGCACGACGCCTTTCGAGGCGTGCCGGGTTGCTTCGAGATGACCATGCGGGCAGCGGGGTGGGTGGCCGAGGCAGAGATCCCTCTCCAAGTAAACACCCTGGTAACCGAGGAGACCGCGGGCGATCTGCCGGCGATCTGCGACCTGCTGGCCTTGATGCGTGTCGAGCGGTGGAGTCTCTTCTTCCTGATCTCCGTGGGGCGCGGGACCGCGCTGCGCGAGGTGACGCCAGCGGAAGCGGAGCGGCTGATGGAATGGCTCTACGGGCTGAGCGGGCAGGCCCCATTTGCGATCAAGACCACGGAGGCGCCTCAGTTCCGGCGCGTGGCGCTGGCGGGTATGCACGCCGCCGGGCTGGACGGCGCCGGTGTGCGCGGCAGCAGCATCGGCCGGGGATTTGGCATTCGCGACGGCAACGGTATTCTGTTCATCTCCAGGACCGGCGACGTGACGCCCTCGGGATTCCTCCCGCTGGCCGCCGGGAACGTGAGGGCCGCCTCCCTGGTGGAGCTCTACCGCGCGAGCCCCCTCTTCACCGCGCTGCGCGACACCTCGCGGCTGCGCGGCCGGTGCGGCCGCTGCGAGTTCAGGGCCATCTGCGGGGGGTCCAGGGCGCGGGCCTTCGCGCATACCGGTGACTTCCTGGGCGAAGACCCTTTGTGTCCTTACGAACCTGCATGA